The Rhizophagus irregularis chromosome 30, complete sequence genome contains the following window.
TAAACTGTGCAATGAATGTAAGTAAcgatctttatatatattcagATGGATCATTCCAAATTCTACTATTGATATTTCACAAGAAACTATGTAAATcaaagaatttgaattattttaattactctAAAACGACATCCAGCTTTTATGGCCCATATTTAAGCAACTTTATCACCACTTCATTTTTATGGCTATTTATATGAAAGATTTGACCctcacttttttataaataaataaaatattataattgcaAACCAAAACCTTGTTTACATTAAGATCTTCATCTTTTCTCTGttcaaaataaacttaaatccTCAATTAGAAATCAGACTTATGTggtttaatgaaaattttattggacatctaaatttaaaatcaattaaatgcAAGTCATCCGAAATATTTGTCATtcattttcttatattatttatgactATTATCTAGAaatttttcattgaaaatTATAACTAAACAAAATGCCCAAATGGATGATAAAAGTAACAAAACACTTTAAAGCTAGCAAGAaggaaaattgaaaatataaacaataaacgAAATTTGTTTCAAATGGTCGAAATGAGTAGtttttgtttcaatttttcttgtgtaacaaaaaaatgaatacaaGTGAGATTGAAAAAGATCTAGTTTTTATCGTTAGATCACATGTAAAGGGTTCACATATAGCTAATTTGACCACctaaaggaaagaaaaaagaatatttcattcaatattaattaaaaataaaaagaacaaatGAAAGAATTGAATCTTTTATTAACCTATTTGTTCCACCATTACGTCAATTGCATCTCCATCTTCCATTTCAAGCTGTtgttattaaaagaattaatcaaaaaaaaaagaaatataaagtGATAGAAATAAGACAAATTGAGTGATTTAAATTTACCTCTGCAGGTGTGTTGTGGCTTTGTACACGTTCACCATCATAAAGGAACCGGAGTGAATTTAACGACTTTCCTTGTCTTTCACAATAAGCatccattaattttttcagttgTGTTGTCCGCTTGATTTTGAAAAACACTTCATTGTGATCCTAAGAACgcaaacataaataaaattaattacctaACGCGTCCTTTCAAATTCGttgtaaaagttttaattaataaagttttatcaaACGCgcatttatttgtattagtTCTCCATTAAAGAACGCCCACAGTTTCTAGACGCGCAATATTTTCTCCGCTTTTTTGCTCAAATAAAGCATAAAACTTACGTTTCCAACCACTTTCAAATTAATGTGTTCATCTTTCTTTTCGTCTCCAGCAGGTGGTGTGGGATTTGGTTGTTCAGACATTgtagaaattataatatagagTCTTCTGAATTTTCTTCAGATCTTTTCAGAAAAGCAAGTTATGGGTTTTttgaactttaaaattatgaattattttcttttatttgaataacGTGACAGAGAGCACTGGTCAATAAAAGTGTGATTATAAATGAAGCCGTCTTCCTTCTTATATGAAGTTTGGCAACTGCGGCAAATGTGGCTTGCGTAACGTAATTTCGGAATTGATGCTATGACATTCCCCGCATAAATTTCCggtaatttgaaaaattgaaatctTATAATCTTATAAAGCGCAAGCAGGACATCAATATTACCCAAAAattacgtaaaaatatttctatataaaGTCATGgatccaaaaatattttctctgACTCGATAGTCATGGTCCTGTCGCTTTCCACTCCACCATCTGTGCCGCGTACTTCGTATCCAAAACTTTACTTAAAAGCAAGCAAAAAACTTCTCCAGCCTCAATTTCTTTTACTCATCTTTGCCGTTAGCATCGGCTTGTTTGTTACTTGTGTTGTCTTAGTTGATTTTCAAGACGACGACGATATATTTTTGGAAGACGAAGATGGCGATGACTAAAAAACCCTTTGTTGATTCTGATTCTATTAAAGTTGCAAACCCTGTGGTACAAATCTCTACAATGAAGTTTGAAAAGGAAAACACGGTTTTAACACttactttcaaaaaaatttgggagAATGCCATAAACACCTTGCTTACTGCGCTCGGTATAATTTTCAGTTATTCGTTTCATTATTCCTTATACGTAATATCtgacacatttttttttttaacaaattagagaatattttattagatgaGAGCGGAATGCCTTTAAAGTTGAGTAGCACTGAAGTGGACGAGAATGCCGAGAGAAGAACAAACTGTATGTAAATTTGCCATTCATTCCTTTAgcatataaaatattcaattctCTTTTAATGTCTTAATTTTGACAGTAAATTCAATGCCGGTAGAGAACTTCGAAATTCCTTATGGTAACTTGTCACCTCTTAAACGAAAACGTGAGGAGGATAATCAACGTAAAATCAAAGCACAAAAgatttcaaattctttatcttCGAAACTAGCTAGATGTCTTTCCTTTGCAGAAGATGAATTGAATGATGGAGAATCATCAAACACGCAGCAAAGTTCTTTAGACTTTACATTTGTCCCgtcaataaattcatcaagCTTATCTAATCGTAATTACAAACATTGTTCTCGTCGAATTTTTGGTGGCAAGTGCATTAAACAATCGGCTATAACTAGCTGCAGCACTTCTGATATGGAAATAACCGATAATTTCATGAGTGATTTATCAGGCGG
Protein-coding sequences here:
- a CDS encoding dolichyl-phosphate-mannose-protein mannosyltransferase pmt3; translated protein: MSEQPNPTPPAGDEKKDEHINLKVVGNDHNEVFFKIKRTTQLKKLMDAYCERQGKSLNSLRFLYDGERVQSHNTPAELEMEDGDAIDVMVEQIGGQISYM